Sequence from the Camarhynchus parvulus chromosome 1, STF_HiC, whole genome shotgun sequence genome:
TCTCTGGACGGCAGCAGGCTCCGTTGTCCCCAGACACCCAGTGGGACAATGTTCCAGTGTATTTCCAGTGTGTTCCACATTTCCCTATGTGTGCTACAGGGGTTGCTCAATGTCCCTGCAGTATTCATGTCCTGAACACGTGGCAGCAGGAATGAGGGGAGGTGACAGTCCCCTGCAGCCTTCCCAAActgggcacaggagctggagccacAGCCAGAGGGCCCCAGTGCTGAAGGTGTTGGGGCATTGAGATAATACAGGACAGGATGGGAGAGACCCTGGGCACCTCTCCTCCTTGCTGCCCCCCGTAGCTCCTGGcatggggaggcagcaggaccCCTGGCCAGCTCGGGTGAAGGCCACGGGGAGGCTGGGCCAGGAAAGattgcacagagccagggacacagcagggccgATCCCCGGCTGGGCTGGAGCCAAGCCCGACCCCAAGGGCATCCAgcccaagcagggctggcaggggaggaCAGCAGGGGAGGGCCGTGTCCCAGCAGTGCATAAAAAGCCCCCGCAGGGCCAGGGAGCAGTGAGCCTGTGAgaagagcccagagcagcagtgccagagctgtaGGAGAAGGGCCATGGAGCAGTACTTCTCAGCCACGCAGaagatggagcaggaggtgaTGTTCCCCAGCCTGCTGCGAGGGGTCTTCCCgcaggaggagggggcagccccagctgccgAGAGCCGCACGGACCTGTACGAGCGCTACCAGCTCCTCAAGGCCATCAAGCCCATGGTGGAGAAAGGCCTGGCCTCTGTGGGTGACCAGAGCCCCAGCGGTGCCGACACCGACGGCGACACATCCTTGGACAGCAACGGGGCCGAGGATGCCCAGCTCGAGGAGCGCCTGTCCCAGCACCTGACTGGCCTGCAGCAGGTCCTCACCCACCTCACCAGGGACACCAACGCCCTGACCCGCAGGTACAGCCAGATCCTGGAGCAGATCAACCTCAGCGAGGGGCAGCCCAGCTGGTGACCCTGTCCTGGCCACCAGGTAAGACCTGGGGACATGCAGAATCCAGGGGCAGCAAGACAGTGGGTGGCCTCCCTGTTGGCAGaggtgcccagcagagcaggggagggaacGTGCTGGGAAGGGCCTTGGAATGGGGGCTGTCCCCTCAGCTGGGGGTGGATATCCCTCTCCATGCTGGAGGAGGGAACCCTGCCcattgctctgtgcagagaCTGCAGGGCTTCAGGGTCTGTGGACTCAGGGTTGATGGTCCTTGTGTGCCCTGGGATGATCCTTGGAGTTAAGGAATGCTGCTGTTGCAGGACAGGTGCTGGTGTCAGGAAGCACAAGACGTCCCCGTGGCTGACCACTGcaggctctccccagccccGCTGGCATTCCCCACTCCATGGCAGCTGATGGGATCtcccggcaccggcaccggaGATGgctgtgagcactgcagaaCCAGATGGTGCCTTATCCTCATAGGAAGAAGCATCCGGCACTGCTGGCAAGGCCATTGGAAGAGCTACAGGCTTGTGgccttctctttattttcaaagagtGGCACCAAGTTGGACGTGTTGTGCTGTGGCCGCGACCTCCAACAGCCCCTGGAGATTGATTGCCAAGCCCTTTTCCAGCTGGTACCTGACTGCAAGGGCATTTCCCCCTGTTTTTGCTAATAAAAGAATCCCTGGGAAGCCAGTGttgtctgtgtgctgctttcACTCATGGAGTGccccagggaggggcagggggacacaCGGGCTCTGCTGGGTGGGATCTTTTCTGGGCCGTGCTGGGAATGTGAACGAAACAAAGAATCCCAGAGTCGTGggattgtttgggttggaagggatcttcagAGACCACCTAGTGCAAtgccctgctgtgtgctgggacaTCTTGCACTCGACCAGGTAGCTCAGGACTCTGTAGAACCTCAGGGCCTGTGCAATCTcactgggcaacctgttccttTGTGTCACCAGCCTCAGGCTGAaatgtttcttccttttgttgACGGCAACACCACAAAAGCTGATGCCTGATTTCTGTGCACAAAAAATGTGGGT
This genomic interval carries:
- the LOC115908118 gene encoding thyroid hormone-inducible hepatic protein-like; protein product: MEQYFSATQKMEQEVMFPSLLRGVFPQEEGAAPAAESRTDLYERYQLLKAIKPMVEKGLASVGDQSPSGADTDGDTSLDSNGAEDAQLEERLSQHLTGLQQVLTHLTRDTNALTRRYSQILEQINLSEGQPSW